Within the Pseudomonadota bacterium genome, the region TATTGATCAATGGGAACGATCCGCTCTCCATTTGGACCTTTAATCTTTACAGCTGCTTCCATTGTCAGCAGCGCCGGAGCGCTGTCGGCAGAGGGGACAGCATTGCAGATATTACCGGCAAAGGTTCCCCTGTTTCTTATTTGCGGAGAAGCCATACACGATGCAGCCTGTGCGATGGACGGATAGTATTGCCGGATAACAGGCGACTTCTCTATGGCGCTGATTGTGGTCAAAGGGCCAATCTTCAAACCGGACTGTTCATCATATGAAATGGTATCCAGTCCTCCTATTGCTTTCAAGTCAATCAAATATCGGGGGACATTGATAGCCCGTTGCTTTAACTGTGGAATCAAATCAGTACCGCCTGCAAGGAGCCTTGCCATCCCTTTGTGCTCGTTTAGAAGCGTTAAGGCATCATCAAGCGTCTTCGGCATAACATAATCAAATCTTGGCAATTTTCGGTAAAATACGGCCATAGCGGACTCCTTTTAAAATATTGTTCACCGGCATAATTTTATAATATTTTAAGTACATATACAAATCCATAAATATCCGGATATTCTAAACTTTTTCTGTCTTAAATAGTTTAAAAACTTTAATATCATATGTTTGATTATATCAGTATCATTGCTCTTGTGTAAATAGTCGAAAGAGTTTCGGGCTCTATAATGTCGATAGGCAGAACCTGTGAAAAATGACATAAATTACAACGTATCATGGCAGAGACAGGCTCTTGTCTTCGGCTCGTACTTTTGATAGTATTATTCCAAGGCGAATTGCTTAAAGGAGATGGAAAATGAAACCGCGAATTAATATGATTACTCTTGGCATTATGGATATGGACAGGGCAACTCGGTTTTACGAAGATGGACTCGGCCTTCCCCGCATGCCTTTTGAGGGAGGCGCTGCTTTTTTCACGCTGAACGGCTCATGGTTGTCATTGTACCCATGGAATGCACTCGCTGATGATGCTACTGTAACTTCAAATGGAACCGGTTTTCGCGGAATTACGCTGGCTCATGTAGTGTCGAGCAAAGAGGAAGTCAGGGATGTAATTAACCGGGCTGTTGAGTCCGGAGGAAAGCTTATTAAACCGGCGCAGGATGTGTTTTGGGGCGGCTACTCCGGATACTTTGCTGATCCTGATGGACATTTATGGGAAGTAGCCTGGAATCCCCATTTCTGGCCTGGGCCTAAAGAAGATGGAAAAGCATAACCAGGATATCAGTGGAACCTGATAGAACCATATCTCACTGAGCAGCGTATTGTGCATAGATATCTGATAAGAGAATCAGGAATCAGGGGACGTAATTGACAATATTCACTAGTCGTGTTAGCCAACTACGCTCCTTCACCTCTCCGTCTTAGCTTTTCTTTCGCCTGAACGCAAGTCCGGCAAAACCACTGGCAAGGGGGAAAACAAAGGGGTCTGCCCTTGACATTTGAATTATTGGCAAGACTATAGGAAAGGTAGTAATGCCAAACAAGTTAAATAACAACAAGTTGCCCAACACAAAAATTGAAAAATTTAAACTTTCTTATCTTTACGGTATTATTACTAAAAGAGATGGTATTGTCAGAAGTTAAATGAAAAGCAGGTACACAGAATGAGTATTACAGGCGCTTACAAGGAGAAAACAGGGGGAGGGAAATGAAGTATGGAAATGAAGAAATCCTTCTTCATTTCTGCCGGATTCATATCAGCGAATAAAGGCAGATGGGAATCCGGCTTGAGTGGGCGACGGCATGTCGGGAATGTTCAGGTTTGGATGGGCTGTAAGCATTGCAGGCTGTAGGCGTACTGAACGTACGTCGGAAGATCGCAAAGCGCAGCAGACCGCCAAAGATGGATATTCCCGAACATGCCATTGACCGACCAGGGGAACAAAGACAAACTGCTCAAGAATAAGAGCAAAAGGTAAGAAATTTTTGACAATACCAAAGAGATTGCCCGGAGGTAGGAAAATGGAAACAAAAATGAAAATGATTTATTGGAAAGGCAAAAAGTTCTGGGTTGGCAAGCTGCTTGAACATCCTGAGATAATGACTCAAGGCGAAACACTTGAAGAATTGGAAGAAAATATGAAAGACGCATATATACTTATGGCTATGGAAGATGTTCCTGAACATCACGAAGTAAGAGAACTTGATCTTAATATATGAACAGAAAAGAATTGATAAAAAGAATCACCGTTGCCGAGTGCGTGTTTGTAAAGACTATGGGGTCAAATCTTTTATTCTTTACATTATCCCCTTTTTTTAATACATGAGGGAACATGGATTGATATTTTTTTAATAGCGGGACTGGCCGCAAATGAGCTGTCAGGATCCCTGTGCAGGTCAGCCATGAGGGCTGCCAACATTAAGAATCCTCCAGCCCCACCCTATGCAAGGTGCGTCAGGGTACCCTTTTATCGATATACACGCCTTCCCGAGAGAGGTGGTGCTGCAGCTCCGGTTTTGGCAGCGCCCGCGCGTGGCGGTTGGGCGGGACGCGTCTTGGGACGGGCGCCGGCATTCGTGCGTGTACCGACATTCGTGCGTGTACCGGTCTGCGCTGCTTTCGGTTGTGTCCGGTGGTGCTGCGGCTCACGTGGTTGGCGTGCAAATTCAATATCCCGTGACGGCGCTGATTTCTTATAATCGAAATCCTTCAATATGCGGCGCTCGATCTTCTCACCGAGCACACGCTCAATGCTCTTGATCAGCGACTCGTCCTCATGGCCGACGAAAGTGAAGGCGTCGCCGGTCTTTGCAACACGGCCGGTACGGCCGATACGGTGTGTGTAAGCATCCGTTGTATCCGGAATGTCATAGTTGATTACATGGGATATGCTCAAGACATCAATGCCGCGGGCCGCGATATCGGTGGCCACCAGAATCTGGTACGAGCCGTTGCGGAAGCCGTCAAGTGCATCCTGGCGTTTGTTTTGCGACAGGTTCCCCTGGAGTGAGGCAGCCTTATACCCTGCCTTCACAAGTTCTTGCCCGATGATTTTGGCCCGGTGCTTGGTGCGTGTAAAGATCAGGATGGATTCCGTATCGGTACGCTTCAGGATCTCCATGAGGAGTCCGGTTTTCTGATATTGCTCTACCGGGTAAAGGGCATGGGACACGGTGCTTGCCGGACCCGTATGGCCGACCTTCACTGTAATCGGGTTATGCAGCACTTCATCCGTCAGTTTTCGGATATTATCGGCCATGGTGGCAGAAAACATCATCGTCTGGCGCTTTAAGGGCAATTGTTTGACGATACGCCGGATATCGGGCAGGAAACCCATGTCGAACATACGGTCCGCCTCATCAAGGACAAGGACCTCCAGGCCGGTAAGGTTGATCGTCCTCTGGTTAAGGTGATCGAGTAACCGGCCGGGGCATGCGACAACGATATCGACGCCGCCGCGCAGTTTCTGGATCTGCGGGTTCACACCCACGCCGCCGTAAATTGTGCAACTCTTCAGGTGTGTGTTGCGTCCCAGCTCTCCAATCGATACATGGATCTGTTCCGCAAGTTCGCGCGTAGGCGCAATAATCAAGGTGCGGACCTTGCCGCGTGGACCCCGCAGTAAACGATCTAAAATAGGTAGCACAAAAGCCGCTGTTTTGCCTGTCCCGGTCTGGGCAAGACCCATAACATCTTTGCCTGCGAGGGCTGGCGGGATTGCCTGTACCTGGATTGGAGTAGGGACTTCGTAGCCGAGTGCCTTGACGCCTGCCGTTATTTGAGGATGAAGCTTAAACGAACTAAAACCCATATTATCTTCCTTATAAAGAGAAATTAGTATCTGAAGCAGGATATGACCTAAGATTAGCGTTTTACAGGAAAGTTTTTTTGAGGAACTTTAAAATGACTCTCTAACACGGCTTTTAGTCAGCACTTCATTACTTAGCCAATAGTATAAGTTTATTCGGCGTTCAAGTCAAGCTACTTCCAACAATGGAACTGGCGGGATCAAATCTTTATCCTTGAGATTTGACCCCACATGCATTTGAATCTATGCGAAATGCTTTAGAATGTAACACTGTCACAGTGAGTGAAACCATTAAAGTTACTCAGTAACAAATAGCCCCGGAGGGGGGCGTGTTTAACGAAGGAATATATAAGCCAGAGCAACTGCTATGATAAGACTGGGCAGCATATTGAGTATGGGCAGCTTCTTTATTTCCAGGATATTGATGCCGAGGCCGATAAGAAGCAGCCCGCCTACGGCGCTCAGCTCATTTATCAGTATGTTAGTAAAAAACTGCTGCAGCGACGATGCAAACAGCGTAATACCGCCCTGGTAAAGAAAAAGCGGAATAGCTGAAAAGATTACTCCGATTCCAAGAGTTGCAGATAAGGCAAGAGAGGAGAAACCATCAAGGACTGCTTTAGCCACGAGCAGGTTGGGCCGTCCGCCCAGTCCCTCTTCAATTGCCCCAAGAATGGTCATTGAACCCATGCAGAACAGAAGGAAGGCAGTGATAAACCCCTCTGAGAAATTCTTGTCTTTCGACCCTACTTTGCCTTTTATATATTCGCTCAATCTGTCCATCCGCTTTTCGATATTGAGCAATTCTCCTATGATTGAACCGGGAACGATGCTGAAGATCATTATAAGGAAATTACTCGTTTTAGCAGCCATTGTAAATCCGAGG harbors:
- a CDS encoding xanthine dehydrogenase family protein subunit M, coding for MAVFYRKLPRFDYVMPKTLDDALTLLNEHKGMARLLAGGTDLIPQLKQRAINVPRYLIDLKAIGGLDTISYDEQSGLKIGPLTTISAIEKSPVIRQYYPSIAQAASCMASPQIRNRGTFAGNICNAVPSADSAPALLTMEAAVKIKGPNGERIVPIDQYFVGPCETILQSDEIVIEITVPKPSPASCGVYLKLAPRHSMDLAIVGVAALGALFDGICKDIRIGLGAVAPTPLRARKAEAVLLGQKPTLEIIEEAARMAGTECSPIDDHRASAEYRCDMVYILTKRALKQVFVQ
- a CDS encoding VOC family protein, with translation MKPRINMITLGIMDMDRATRFYEDGLGLPRMPFEGGAAFFTLNGSWLSLYPWNALADDATVTSNGTGFRGITLAHVVSSKEEVRDVINRAVESGGKLIKPAQDVFWGGYSGYFADPDGHLWEVAWNPHFWPGPKEDGKA
- a CDS encoding type II toxin-antitoxin system HicB family antitoxin; translated protein: METKMKMIYWKGKKFWVGKLLEHPEIMTQGETLEELEENMKDAYILMAMEDVPEHHEVRELDLNI
- a CDS encoding DEAD/DEAH box helicase, with translation MGFSSFKLHPQITAGVKALGYEVPTPIQVQAIPPALAGKDVMGLAQTGTGKTAAFVLPILDRLLRGPRGKVRTLIIAPTRELAEQIHVSIGELGRNTHLKSCTIYGGVGVNPQIQKLRGGVDIVVACPGRLLDHLNQRTINLTGLEVLVLDEADRMFDMGFLPDIRRIVKQLPLKRQTMMFSATMADNIRKLTDEVLHNPITVKVGHTGPASTVSHALYPVEQYQKTGLLMEILKRTDTESILIFTRTKHRAKIIGQELVKAGYKAASLQGNLSQNKRQDALDGFRNGSYQILVATDIAARGIDVLSISHVINYDIPDTTDAYTHRIGRTGRVAKTGDAFTFVGHEDESLIKSIERVLGEKIERRILKDFDYKKSAPSRDIEFARQPREPQHHRTQPKAAQTGTRTNVGTRTNAGARPKTRPAQPPRAGAAKTGAAAPPLSGRRVYR
- a CDS encoding DUF554 domain-containing protein, whose translation is MLGTLINVGAVILGSLIGLAIHSKLPERITKIAFQGIGLFTVFLGFTMAAKTSNFLIMIFSIVPGSIIGELLNIEKRMDRLSEYIKGKVGSKDKNFSEGFITAFLLFCMGSMTILGAIEEGLGGRPNLLVAKAVLDGFSSLALSATLGIGVIFSAIPLFLYQGGITLFASSLQQFFTNILINELSAVGGLLLIGLGINILEIKKLPILNMLPSLIIAVALAYIFLR